A region from the Cellvibrio sp. PSBB006 genome encodes:
- the tatA gene encoding twin-arginine translocase TatA/TatE family subunit: protein MSLSFWQIALVAVLFLLLFGRGKIPQLMGDLAEGIKSFRKGVSDVSSDAEESGFG from the coding sequence ATGAGTTTAAGTTTCTGGCAAATTGCATTGGTTGCGGTGCTCTTTTTATTACTGTTCGGTCGTGGGAAGATTCCCCAATTGATGGGCGATCTTGCAGAAGGTATTAAAAGCTTTCGCAAAGGCGTAAGTGATGTGAGTAGTGACGCAGAAGAAAGCGGATTCGGTTGA
- a CDS encoding PEP-CTERM sorting domain-containing protein (PEP-CTERM proteins occur, often in large numbers, in the proteomes of bacteria that also encode an exosortase, a predicted intramembrane cysteine proteinase. The presence of a PEP-CTERM domain at a protein's C-terminus predicts cleavage within the sorting domain, followed by covalent anchoring to some some component of the (usually Gram-negative) cell surface. Many PEP-CTERM proteins exhibit an unusual sequence composition that includes large numbers of potential glycosylation sites. Expression of one such protein has been shown restore the ability of a bacterium to form floc, a type of biofilm.), protein MKQLLTACAILLLAMNANALPSYYTGEISGSGIYEDTLNSNSAWVNPPVFGLNSSNKDVSLWGYNANAGDELSLDVSSLGDFIGGISIYYGEVSSEDFLFGLFNNSGDFGLVDYIAGTSTFMADSSLSDIRLDLSGFYTIIVGGKSAFGWDDNYSYSMNVTAVPAPGALLLLLTGLLSMVVLRRKKNLH, encoded by the coding sequence ATGAAACAGCTTTTGACAGCCTGTGCGATCTTGCTGTTGGCGATGAACGCCAATGCATTACCCAGTTATTACACTGGCGAAATTTCTGGCTCCGGTATTTATGAAGACACCTTGAACAGCAACAGCGCCTGGGTAAATCCACCCGTATTCGGTTTGAACAGCAGCAATAAGGATGTGAGTTTGTGGGGCTACAACGCTAACGCGGGTGACGAGCTGTCACTGGACGTGAGCAGCCTGGGCGATTTTATCGGCGGCATCAGCATTTATTACGGCGAAGTCAGCAGCGAGGACTTCTTGTTTGGTTTGTTTAACAACAGCGGCGACTTTGGCTTGGTGGATTATATTGCCGGTACATCAACCTTTATGGCAGATTCATCGCTGAGTGATATTCGTCTGGATCTGAGCGGTTTTTACACCATCATTGTTGGTGGAAAATCGGCGTTTGGTTGGGATGATAATTACAGCTACTCGATGAATGTTACCGCGGTGCCGGCACCGGGTGCGTTGTTGCTCTTGTTGACGGGTTTGTTGAGTATGGTGGTATTGCGTCGCAAGAAAAATTTGCATTGA